The Haladaptatus cibarius D43 genome window below encodes:
- a CDS encoding lipoate--protein ligase family protein, translating into MRVLRGRAETRDEDRTVTATMLTETADSGEAAVRVWTPHRQIAFGRRDARADGFDVAKSVAETCGLEPIERSVGGRAVAYTGTTVAFAHTVPLADMRRGMEERYAETTEAVQRAFWRLGVPAQRGEPPRSFCPGDYSLQWNGKLAGVAQRVRTGSALVSGVVVVDGHDEIASVLDPIYAALDVPFDPGSVGSIAKADGDADPEFVIETIEALLVGDAEVTVEHVGDREI; encoded by the coding sequence ATGCGCGTGCTTCGTGGGCGGGCCGAAACGCGAGACGAAGACCGGACGGTCACCGCCACGATGCTCACAGAGACGGCAGACAGCGGTGAGGCCGCGGTTCGGGTGTGGACACCCCACCGACAAATCGCGTTCGGTCGGCGGGACGCCCGCGCCGATGGATTCGATGTGGCGAAATCGGTTGCCGAAACCTGCGGGCTCGAACCCATCGAGCGAAGCGTCGGCGGACGAGCAGTCGCCTACACCGGAACGACAGTTGCCTTCGCCCACACGGTTCCACTCGCGGATATGCGACGAGGGATGGAAGAGCGGTACGCCGAAACGACCGAGGCAGTTCAGCGGGCCTTCTGGCGACTCGGCGTTCCAGCCCAACGCGGCGAACCGCCGCGGTCGTTCTGTCCGGGAGACTATTCGCTCCAGTGGAACGGAAAGCTCGCCGGAGTCGCACAGCGAGTCAGAACGGGATCAGCACTGGTTTCGGGCGTCGTCGTCGTGGACGGCCACGACGAAATCGCAAGCGTCCTCGACCCGATTTATGCGGCGCTCGACGTGCCCTTCGACCCGGGTTCGGTCGGCAGTATCGCCAAAGCAGACGGAGATGCAGACCCCGAATTTGTCATCGAAACCATCGAAGCCCTGCTGGTCGGCGATGCGGAAGTGACGGTCGAACACGTCGGCGACCGAGAGATTTAG